In Schistocerca nitens isolate TAMUIC-IGC-003100 chromosome 10, iqSchNite1.1, whole genome shotgun sequence, a single window of DNA contains:
- the LOC126209816 gene encoding mucin-3A-like codes for MRKGKRNIQLTESRGELPETCEVRLTPYTSSHSSRLTPYTSSHSSRLTPYTSSHSSRLTPYTSSHSSRLTPYTSSHSSRLTPYTSSHSSRLTPYTSSHSSRLTPYTSSHSSRLTPYTSSHSSRLTPYTSSHSSRPTPYTSSHSSRPTPYTSSHSSRPTPYTSSHSSRPTPYTSSHSSRPTPYTSSHSSRPTPYTSSHSSRLTPYTSSHSSRLTPYTSSHSSRLTPYTSSHSSRLTPYTSSHSSRLTPYTSSHSSRLTPYTSSHSSRLTPYTSSHSSRLTPYTSSHSSRLTPYTSSHSSRLTPYTSSHSSRLTPYTSSHSSRLTPYTSSHSSRLTPYTSNHSSRLTPYTSNHSSRLTPYTSNHSSRLTPYTSNHSSRLTPYTSNHSSRLTPYTSNHSSRLTPYTSNHSSRLCGQTSKFPGEQVPWRASSLESKFPGEQVPWRASSLESKFPGEQVPWRASSLESKFPGEQVPWRASSLESKFPGEQVPWRASSLESKFPGEQVPWRASSLESKFPGEQVPWRASSLESKFPGEQVPWRASSLESKFPGEQVPWRASSLERKD; via the exons AGGAATATTCAACTTACGGAGTCGCGAGGGGAGCTGCCAGAAACTTGTGAAGTGCGCCTGACGCCGTACACGTCCAGTCATAGTAGTCGCCTGACGCCGTACACGTCCAGTCATAGTAGTCGCCTGACGCCGTACACGTCCAGTCATAGTAGTCGCCTGACGCCGTACACGTCCAGTCATAGTAGTCGCCTGACGCCGTACACGTCCAGTCATAGTAGTCGCCTGACGCCGTACACGTCCAGTCATAGTAGTCGCCTGACGCCGTACACGTCCAGTCATAGTAGTCGCCTGACGCCGTACACGTCCAGTCATAGTAGTCGCCTGACGCCGTACACGTCCAGTCATAGTAGTCGCCTGACGCCGTACACGTCCAGTCATAGTAGTCGCCCGACGCCGTACACGTCCAGTCATAGTAGTCGCCCGACGCCGTACACGTCCAGTCATAGTAGTCGCCCGACGCCGTACACGTCCAGTCATAGTAGTCGCCCGACGCCGTACACGTCCAGTCATAGTAGTCGCCCGACGCCGTACACGTCCAGTCATAGTAGTCGCCCGACGCCGTACACGTCCAGTCATAGTAGTCGCCTGACGCCGTACACGTCCAGTCATAGTAGTCGCCTGACGCCGTACACGTCCAGTCATAGTAGTCGCCTGACGCCGTACACGTCCAGTCATAGTAGTCGCCTGACGCCGTACACGTCCAGTCATAGTAGTCGCCTGACGCCGTACACGTCCAGTCATAGTAGTCGCCTGACGCCGTACACGTCCAGTCATAGTAGTCGCCTGACGCCGTACACGTCCAGTCATAGTAGTCGCCTGACGCCGTACACGTCCAGTCATAGTAGTCGCCTGACGCCGTACACGTCCAGTCATAGTAGTCGCCTGACGCCGTACACGTCCAGTCATAGTAGTCGCCTGACGCCGTACACGTCCAGTCATAGTAGTCGCCTGACGCCGTACACGTCCAGTCATAGTAGTCGCCTGACGCCGTACACGTCCAACCATAGTAGTCGCCTGACGCCGTACACGTCCAACCATAGTAGTCGCCTGACGCCGTACACGTCCAACCATAGTAGTCGCCTGACGCCGTACACGTCCAACCATAGTAGTCGCCTGACGCCGTACACGTCCAACCATAGTAGTCGCCTGACGCCGTACACGTCCAATCATAGTAGTCGCCTGACGCCGTACACGTCCAATCATAGTAGTCGCCTGTGCGGCCAGACA AGCAAGTTCCCTGGAGAGCAAGTTCCCTGGAGAGCAAGTTCCCTGGAGAGCAAGTTCCCTGGAGAGCAAGTTCCCTGGAGAGCAAGTTCCCTGGAGAGCAAGTTCCCTGGAGAGCAAGTTCCCTGGAGAGCAAGTTCCCTGGAGAGCAAGTTCCCTGGAGAGCAAGTTCCCTGGAGAGCAAGTTCCCTGGAGAGCAAGTTCCCTGGAGAGCAAGTTCCCTGGAGAGCAAGTTCCCTGGAGAGCAAGTTCCCTGGAGAGCAAGTTCCCTGGAGAGCAAGTTCCCTGGAGAGCAAGTTCCCTGGAGAGCAAGTTCCCTGGAGAGCAAGTTCCCTGGAGAGCAAGTTCCCTGGAGAGCAAGTTCCCTGGAGAGCAAGTTCCCTGGAGAGCAAGTTCCCTGGAGAGCAAGTTCCCTGGAGAGCAAGTTCCCTGGAGA